In the Silurus meridionalis isolate SWU-2019-XX chromosome 6, ASM1480568v1, whole genome shotgun sequence genome, one interval contains:
- the tyms gene encoding thymidylate synthase has translation MPATSEMFPSGKCTPAGEKVPADPSPFSLFCDERGYLNQIQYILQNGVKRGDRTGTGVVSVFGLQARYSLRDQFPLLTTKRVFWKGILEELLWFIKGSTNAKELSEKGVKIWDANGSREFLDKNGFTEREEGDLGPVYGFQWRHFGAEYKDMHTDYSGQGVDQLQKVIDTIKSNPEDRRIIMCAWNPKDLPLMALPPCHALCQFYVSDGELSCQLYQRSGDIGLGVPFNIASYALLTYMIAHITGLKPGDFVHTLGDAHIYLNHIEPLKVQLQREPRPFPKLKILRNVERVDDFRAEDFEICGYDPYPTIKMQMAV, from the exons ATGCCGGCCACGAGTGAGATGTTCCCAAGTGGAAAGTGCACCCCAGCAGGGGAGAAGGTTCCAGCAGATCCATCTCCATTCTCTCTGTTCTGTGATGAACGTGGCTATCTGAACCAGATTCAATACATTCTGCAGAATGGAGTGAAAAGGGGAGATCGTACCGGAACCGGAGTGGTGTCTGTGTTCGGGTTACAGGCCAGATACAGCCTGAGAG aTCAGTTTCCTTTGCTAACAACCAAACGTGTTTTCTGGAAAGGGATTTTGGAGGAGTTATTGTGGTTCATAAAG GGGTCGACAAATGCAAAAGAGCTTTCAGAGAAAGGTGTGAAGATTTGGGATGCAAACGGCTCAAGGGAGTTTCTGGACAAGAATGGATTCACCGAGCGTGAGGAAGGAGACTTGGGCCCTGTGTACGGCTTTCAGTGGAGACACTTTGGAGCAGAGTACAAAGACATGCATACAG ATTACTCTGGGCAAGGTGTTGACCAGTTGCAGAAAGTCATCGACACCATCAAATCCAATCCTGAGGACAGGAGAATCATCATGTGTGCTTGGAATCCTAAAG ATCTGCCCTTGATGGCTCTTCCACCCTGTCATGCTTTGTGCCAGTTTTACGTCTCAGATGGTGAGCTGTCATGTCAGTTATACCAACGTTCAGGAGACATCGGACTGGGTGTCCCCTTCAACATTGCCAGCTATGCCCTACTTACGTACATGATCGCCCATATCACAGGACTCAAG CCTGGTGATTTTGTACACACTCTTGGTGATGCCCACATCTACCTGAACCACATTGAGCCTCTAAAAGTGCAG CTTCAAAGGGAACCACGTCCTTTCCCCAAACTGAAGATTCTTCGCAACGTGGAACGTGTCGATGATTTCAGAGCTGAGGATTTTGAGATATGTGGCTATGATCCATACCCCACAATCAAGATGCAGATGGCAGTTTGA